The nucleotide window GAGGGATGTTTTAAGCAGGTCGCTTTATGGCGCCCGGATCTCCCTGACGGTCGGTGCGGTCGCGGTGTTGATCGCCCTGACCCTGGGAACGATCATGGGGGCGGTTTCCGGATATTATGGCGGCAATATTGATAGCCTGATCATGAGATTTGTCGATATCATGTTCGCTTTTCCTTCAATATTTCTGATCCTGGCGATCCAATCGATGCTGACCCCTAACATTTACAATGTCATGGTCGTGATCGGCCTGACTTCTTGGATGGGGGTCGCGCGCCTGGTCAGAGGGGAATTCCTGAAGATCCGCCAGTTGCAGTATGTTGAAGCGGCCAGGGCGATCGGCTGCAGCGACATCCGGATAATATTTCACCATATGCTTCCCAACGCGCGGGGGCCGATCATTGTTGCCGCGACCTTAGGGATGGCCGGGGCAATATTAACCGAGTCAGCCCTTTCATTTCTTGGCATGGGGGTCCAGCCGCCGCTCGCTTCCTGGGGAAATATGCTAATGGATTCGCAAGCTTACCTTCGTGAAGCCCCCTGGATGGCGGTTATTCCCGGGTTATTGATCATGATCACGGTTTTATCACTTTATTTTATCGGAGAAAGGATCAGAGATGCTGCGGGTCAATGAACTAAACGTCACTTATAGAGAAACCGGCGCTAAAGCGGTCGAACAAGTCAGCTTTGAGCTGCAAAAAGGAGAGGTCCTGGGGATCCTGGGGGAATCGGGATCAGGTAAATCGACCCTGGGGTGCGCTCTTCTTCGGCTGATCGCTCCCCCCGGGAAAATAGTTGGCGGAGAGATCTGGCTGGAAGGGAAAAACATCCTGATGGCTTCCGAAGGAGAACTGCGCCGGTTGCGCGGCGGGAAGATCGCGATGATCTTTCAGGACCCATTCACCGCCCTTGATCCGGTCTTTACGATCGGCGAGCAGATCAGGGAGGCGCTCAAGATCCATCAGGCCGGGGTGGATATTGAGCAAAAGATCAAAGACGCGCTGGTAGCGGTCAAGATCGACCCGAACCGGATCAACGATTACCCGCACCAGTTTTCCGGCGGTATGCGGCAGCGGGTCGTTATCGCCATGGCCCTCGCCTGTCGGCCGGAGATCCTGATCGCCGACGAACCGACCACCGCCCTTGATGTGACGATCCAAGCGGAAATATTATCGCTCTTGAAAGAGATTAGGAGAAAATATAATTTGTCAATAATTTACATTACACATAATTTTGGCATTATCAGGAAGATTTGCGACCGGGTTATGGTGATGTATAAAGGGAGGATCGTTGAAGCTGGCGGGACGGAAGCGGTTTTTTCTCAGCCAAAAAATGAATATACAAAAAAGCTGGTGGAGTGTTTGAAAACCCTCACCCCTGGCCCCTCTCCCAGAGGGAGAGGGGTATGACTTGCCCTCGCCCTTTGGGAGAGGGCCGATAATGAAAGCTTGTAGATTAGGAAATGTGGGTGAGGGATGGTGTTGAGTAAAATGAAGCTGATCGAAATAACTAATTTAACTAAAAAGTTCAACAATATAACCGCGGTTAACGATCTGTCGTTAACAATCAGGCAAGGAGAGACCCTGGGGTTGGTTGGTGAGTCAGGATCTGGCAAATCAACCCTTTCCAGGTTGATCCTGAAGCTGATCGAACCGGACAGCGGCCGGATCGAATATCAGGGGATCAAGGAGATGCGTCGGGAATGCCAGATAGTTTTCCAGGATCCGCAAAACTCCCTTAATCCACGGATCAGGGTAGGGGAGGCGATCGGTGAGCCGATCTTGATCCACAGCTTATTGCCCAAAAATAAAATTGCTGGGCGGGTGGGCGACCTGTTGGAGCTGGTCAGGTTGCCGGCAAGCTATGCCGGGCGTTTTCCTAATGAACTTTCCGGCGGCGAGCGCCAGCGGGTCGGGATCGCGCGTGCCCTGGCCGGTGAAGCAAAATTTCTGATCCTTGACGAACCGGTCTCGGCTCTCGATCTTTTTGTCCAGGTTGAGATCTTGAAATTATTAAGGGATCTAAAAACCAGGCTGGAACTGACCTATCTTTTTATCGCACATGATCTGTCGGTCATCAGTTATTTGAGCGACCGGGTAGCTGTGATGAAAGAGGGGCGAATAATTGAGCTTGGCCAAAAAGATGAAGTTTTAATTCACCCGCGCGAAACGTACACCAAGAAACTGCTGGCGGCGACTCTTTAAGAGTTTTCCCCTAGCTGATAGCGGACGAAACGCCTGACAACGATCTTTTCGCCGATCTTAGCCAATAAATTGGCCAAAAGGTCTTTGACCGTGACTTTTGGATCCTTAACAAACGGCTGTTCCATCAGGCAAACCTCAGAATAGAACTTTTGCAGGCGCCCTTCAACGATCTTGGGGATGGCGGCGGCCGGTTTTCCCTCTTCCTTGGTCTGAGCTGATAAAACTTCTTTTTCCCGCTCAATGACTTCGGCTGGAACGTCTTCCCGGTTAATATATTGCGGGTTGGATGCGGCGATCTGCATGCAAATATCTTTTACAAACGCTTGAAAGTCGATCCCTTTAGCGACGAAATCAGTTTCACAGTTTACTTCGACCAGGACCCCGATCTTGCCGCCGATATGAATATAGGAGTCGACCAGTCCCTGGGAAGCAGAACGTCCGGCCCGTTTGGTTGCGGCGGCCATCCCTTTTTTGCGGAGGATCTCGATCGCTTTGTCAAAATCCCCGGCGGTTTCATTGAGCGCGGCTTTGCAGTCCATCATGCCGCAACCGGTTTTTTCTCGTAATTGGGTGATCATTTCAACGGTGATTGCCATATAGTCCCCTTTCTAGAACCCGATCCGCTTCTCTTCCTCTTCTTCCTTAGGAAGGATAATGCTGGTTAGCGCTTTGTCTTCCAGCTGGACCTCCTGGGAGAGCATCGCTTCTTCTTCAACTTCCAACGGAAGGGCGATCGCGTCGGGCGCTAATTCCCCTTCTACCGTGGGAACGGATGTTTCCCGGCCGGCCAGGACCGCGTCAGCGATCAATTTAGTGAGGAGCTTGATCGAACGAATTGCATCGTCATTCCCCGGGATCGGATAATTGATCTCGTCAGGGTCGCTGTTCGTGTCAACTACCGAAATAACCGGTATCCCCAGCCGCTTGGCTTCTTTGATCGCGGTTTGTTCTTTGATGGTATCAACGACGAAGATCGCGCTTGGCAGGCTGGTCATCTGGCGGATGCCACCCAGGCCGCGGATCAGTTTTCGGTGTTCGCGCTCCAGCAGAATGACCTCTTTTTTGGGGAGTTTTTCAAAGGTCCCGTCCTCTTTCATTTTTTCAATGTCATTGAGGCGGGCGATGTTCTTTTTCAAGGTCTTGAAGTTGGTGAGCGTCCCACCCATCCAGCGCTGGTTGACAAAGAACATGCTGCAGCGCTTGGCTTCTTCCTCGATCACTTCTTGCGCCTGCTTTTTGGTGCCGACAAAGAGGATCGAACCGGTGTTGACCAGTCCTTTGATAAAACTAAAAGTTTTCTCGATCAGAGGGATCGTCTTGTGGAGATCAATTACATGAATACCATTCCTGGCCGAATAGATATATCTTTGCATTTTGGGGTTCCAACGTTTGCTCTGATGGCCAAAATGCACGCCGGCTTCGAGCAATTCTTTCATAGTAACAACAGACATTAAGCTCCTCCTTCTAAGATCTTTGCTTTTTTACGGTCAACAAAGGATATATTTTAGCACAATAATAATTAATTGGCAAGCGCGATGAATGTTTCGGGGGCTGGTTGGCGTGGCCAGCCAAGCTCATTATAGGCAATGGAAAAATAATGAGCCTGGGTTGAGGTGTCGTTGACGTTGGGGTGATAAGCGTAGTTGAAATTGAGCCCGGCCCAATTAAAACTCAGGCCGGAAGTCAGAGTGGAATGGTCAAGGCCGGCCCGCAAGCTGATCACCCGGGTTGGAGAAAACTCGATCCCCAGATTGGTAGATTGGGGGATGGAGGGCTGGAAGCTAATGTTGGTGTCGATTGTCATGATCAGATCGAGGTTGGAAACAAAAGCGGCCGAATAACTGCTGCCAAGCAGGTGGATCCGGGTCCCTCCTTTGATCGTTGGAGTTAGGTACTCCTTTGCCCCGTTTTGGTGGTTGATCGGGCTCAAGCCGAGGACATTTTGGGCGACGATCCCAAAACTTAACCATTCCAGGCTTTTTTGGGTCACCCCCAGGTCAAGGTTTAACCCGCTCCCGTTGGAATCCCGGTTCTCTGTCGCCTCGATCCGGTAATATTTTAAAGCGCCGCCGACCGAAAAGGTTTCGTCGATCTTCCGGCCAAGCGAGACAAACGCGGCGCTTTTGCCGTATTGGGCGCTTTTTCCGGCGATCCCCCGGGCGTCTCGCAGGACAATGTCGGAAATAAAAGCTCCGCAATAGCCGGCGCCGAGCGCCGTCTGGCTGCCGACCGGCAGGGCGCCGCCGATCAAAAGAAAATTGATATCCTCCATCATTGAACCTGACATGCTGGAGAAGCGGAAGCCGCTGACTTCGCCTAAAGAGGCCGGGTTGTTAAAGAGAGAATCGCCGGCGTCATTTCGAGCTACAAACGCGTTTCCCATGCCCAGCGCTTGCGCCCCGGTCCCGACCGCTAAAGGATCAAAGGTGGGGAGGGCGTGAGCGGGGGAGAGGATAAAAAATGTCCAATGTCCAATAACAAATGTCAAATGGAGGTAGCGCTTCGCATTTTTTATTATAGTTTTAAATTTACTTTCATTTGTCATTTTTAATTGGTCATTTGTCATTTTTTTAGCGATTGATGACCCACACTTTTCCCTTGCCGACCCGGCTGTGGTTCTTATCGGTCAGGAAATAAAGGTAGACCCCGCTGTTGACCAGTTCATTTTGTTCGGTATAACCATTCCAGCCAAAATGGTTGGCCCCGGCATTCATTGGTAGGTCTCGCTTGAACAGAAGGCGCGCGGTCATATCATAAATGTACAGGGTGCTATTGAATGCGGTATCGGTTGTGCATTCAAAAGTAGTGGTTTGGCCCGCTTTGGCATTGAACGGGTTTGGATAATTTATTATGGTCACGGTCAGTAAAAATACGAATAGCCACGTGTATTTATTCATGTTGGTTTTTCCTTCCCCCTCACCCACCGTCTTGGTAACGCGGTCCGGTCCCCCTCTCCTTTTGGGGGAGGGGAGTTAACAATGCATATCTTACCTAATAATAAACCATTATGCTATAATCTATTTTAGCGTGTCGATCAAGGAAAACATTGAATTTGTTAGCGGACGGATCGCAGCCGCGGCCCAAAAGAGCGGTCGTTCAGCCGATGCGATAACCCTGGTCACGGTAGTTAAAAATGTCGCGCTTGAGCAAATAGAAGAAGCCCTGGATTGCGGGATAACCGAGATCGGGGAGAATCGGGTCCAGGAAGCGGCCGTTCATTATCAGGAACTAGCCGGGAAATATCCGCTGATCAAATGGCATTTGATCGGTCATTTGCAGAGGAATAAAGTTAGACAATCCCTTGACATGTTTGATATAATTCAGTCGGTTGACAGCGAGCGTCTGCTCAAAGAAATCGACTCGCGGGCGCCGCTATGCAGCCGGTGGGCCAGTACCCCGGTCCCCGTCATGATCGAAGTCAATACTTCCGGAGAATCATCGAAATTTGGAGTCGCTTATTCGCAGGCTTTAGAGTTGATCGGGGCAGCTGCCAGGTATCGGGTGGCGGTCATGGGGTTAATGACCATGGGGCCGTTGACCGAAGAGAAAGAGCTGTTCAGAAACAGTTTCCGGTCCCTAAAAAAACTGTTCGAAAAAGTTCAGGGTCTTGATATGCCGTCGGTTGAGATGCGTTATCTCTCTATGGGAATGTCAAGCGACTATGAGATCGCGATCGAGGAAGGGGCCAATCTGGTCAGGGTTGGCCGGGCAATATTTGCCAAGGGAGGATAAAAGATGACAGACAATATTTTAATGCGGGCAAAACGGTTTATCGGTCTGGAAGGGGAAGATTTCGACGAGATCAGCGAGAACACTCAACAGGTGAAATTAGACCATTTTATCCGGGTTAAAAAGGAAGCCCCAAAAATGGATGGAGAATACGAGATCGGTTTCTTTGAGCCCAAGATCTATGAGGACTCGTTGAATATTGCTGCCGGCCTACGATCAGGCAATCCGGTGATCGTCAGCCTGAAGCATCTTGATCCGTCGGAGGGGACCAGGCTGATCGACTTTGTTTGCGGGACCGCCTACGCTATTGACGGCCATATGATGAAGATCGGCGATTCGATCTTTTTGTTCACTCCCAGCGCCATTAGAATAAATTCCAGCGAAGACCGCGGGAACATCGGTGAAGAGATCCAGGAAGGAAAAAGAGACTCGTTCTTTTCAAGATGAAGATAGCCTTTATCGGTTCCGGGAAAATGGCGGAAGCGCTGATCAGCCGTTTGCCGTCGCGTCAGGTCATAATTTCCGACATTGATCGGGCCCGCCTGAAGTTATTGAGCAAAAAATACTCTGTTAAAATTGCCGCCGGCAATAAAGAAGCATATGACGAAGCGGAAGTGGTCGTGCTGGCGGTCAAGCCGCAGCAAATAGCAGGGGTCATTGCCGATTTGAA belongs to Candidatus Margulisiibacteriota bacterium and includes:
- a CDS encoding T9SS type A sorting domain-containing protein, which encodes MNKYTWLFVFLLTVTIINYPNPFNAKAGQTTTFECTTDTAFNSTLYIYDMTARLLFKRDLPMNAGANHFGWNGYTEQNELVNSGVYLYFLTDKNHSRVGKGKVWVINR
- a CDS encoding ABC transporter ATP-binding protein, producing the protein MLRVNELNVTYRETGAKAVEQVSFELQKGEVLGILGESGSGKSTLGCALLRLIAPPGKIVGGEIWLEGKNILMASEGELRRLRGGKIAMIFQDPFTALDPVFTIGEQIREALKIHQAGVDIEQKIKDALVAVKIDPNRINDYPHQFSGGMRQRVVIAMALACRPEILIADEPTTALDVTIQAEILSLLKEIRRKYNLSIIYITHNFGIIRKICDRVMVMYKGRIVEAGGTEAVFSQPKNEYTKKLVECLKTLTPGPSPRGRGV
- the rpsB gene encoding 30S ribosomal protein S2 yields the protein MSVVTMKELLEAGVHFGHQSKRWNPKMQRYIYSARNGIHVIDLHKTIPLIEKTFSFIKGLVNTGSILFVGTKKQAQEVIEEEAKRCSMFFVNQRWMGGTLTNFKTLKKNIARLNDIEKMKEDGTFEKLPKKEVILLEREHRKLIRGLGGIRQMTSLPSAIFVVDTIKEQTAIKEAKRLGIPVISVVDTNSDPDEINYPIPGNDDAIRSIKLLTKLIADAVLAGRETSVPTVEGELAPDAIALPLEVEEEAMLSQEVQLEDKALTSIILPKEEEEEKRIGF
- a CDS encoding cell division protein SepF, with protein sequence MTDNILMRAKRFIGLEGEDFDEISENTQQVKLDHFIRVKKEAPKMDGEYEIGFFEPKIYEDSLNIAAGLRSGNPVIVSLKHLDPSEGTRLIDFVCGTAYAIDGHMMKIGDSIFLFTPSAIRINSSEDRGNIGEEIQEGKRDSFFSR
- a CDS encoding ABC transporter permease; its protein translation is MKKNKAAWFGLIITGIFFVLAVLAPVIAPYAPDEISSAGVSAPSPQHLFGTDDLGRDVLSRSLYGARISLTVGAVAVLIALTLGTIMGAVSGYYGGNIDSLIMRFVDIMFAFPSIFLILAIQSMLTPNIYNVMVVIGLTSWMGVARLVRGEFLKIRQLQYVEAARAIGCSDIRIIFHHMLPNARGPIIVAATLGMAGAILTESALSFLGMGVQPPLASWGNMLMDSQAYLREAPWMAVIPGLLIMITVLSLYFIGERIRDAAGQ
- a CDS encoding ATP-binding cassette domain-containing protein — translated: MKLIEITNLTKKFNNITAVNDLSLTIRQGETLGLVGESGSGKSTLSRLILKLIEPDSGRIEYQGIKEMRRECQIVFQDPQNSLNPRIRVGEAIGEPILIHSLLPKNKIAGRVGDLLELVRLPASYAGRFPNELSGGERQRVGIARALAGEAKFLILDEPVSALDLFVQVEILKLLRDLKTRLELTYLFIAHDLSVISYLSDRVAVMKEGRIIELGQKDEVLIHPRETYTKKLLAATL
- a CDS encoding YggS family pyridoxal phosphate-dependent enzyme — encoded protein: MIYFSVSIKENIEFVSGRIAAAAQKSGRSADAITLVTVVKNVALEQIEEALDCGITEIGENRVQEAAVHYQELAGKYPLIKWHLIGHLQRNKVRQSLDMFDIIQSVDSERLLKEIDSRAPLCSRWASTPVPVMIEVNTSGESSKFGVAYSQALELIGAAARYRVAVMGLMTMGPLTEEKELFRNSFRSLKKLFEKVQGLDMPSVEMRYLSMGMSSDYEIAIEEGANLVRVGRAIFAKGG
- the tsf gene encoding translation elongation factor Ts; translated protein: MAITVEMITQLREKTGCGMMDCKAALNETAGDFDKAIEILRKKGMAAATKRAGRSASQGLVDSYIHIGGKIGVLVEVNCETDFVAKGIDFQAFVKDICMQIAASNPQYINREDVPAEVIEREKEVLSAQTKEEGKPAAAIPKIVEGRLQKFYSEVCLMEQPFVKDPKVTVKDLLANLLAKIGEKIVVRRFVRYQLGENS